One genomic region from Leptolyngbyaceae cyanobacterium JSC-12 encodes:
- a CDS encoding Electron transfer DM13 (IMG reference gene:2510098340~PFAM: Electron transfer DM13): protein MVTLKHWSLLSLLSFGLMSAVGGIGNQAAASFPSSTPNFFTPSIQSMAQSAAIAQSASGAKSTILKSGSFVPGEHPTQGTARIISQNGKNFLELDQTFKTSEMGPDLVVILHRSSNVLASTKPPAYPLKTGDYVLLAPLQKFSGAQRYAIPANVNLANYQSAAIWCRKFNATFGAAKLN from the coding sequence ATGGTGACTTTAAAGCACTGGAGTTTACTGAGTTTGCTCTCTTTTGGTTTGATGAGTGCTGTTGGTGGAATTGGAAACCAGGCAGCAGCAAGTTTCCCCTCTAGCACACCTAATTTTTTCACGCCGTCTATTCAATCAATGGCTCAATCAGCAGCGATCGCTCAATCTGCGAGTGGAGCAAAATCAACAATTCTGAAGTCTGGCAGTTTTGTGCCTGGAGAACATCCAACTCAGGGAACCGCCCGCATCATCTCCCAAAATGGCAAAAACTTTTTAGAACTCGATCAAACATTTAAAACCTCTGAGATGGGTCCTGATCTCGTCGTCATTTTGCATCGATCCAGTAATGTGTTGGCTTCCACTAAACCACCTGCATATCCTCTCAAAACGGGAGATTACGTGCTTTTAGCACCCCTGCAAAAATTTAGCGGTGCTCAACGGTATGCAATTCCAGCAAATGTTAACCTGGCAAACTATCAATCGGCCGCTATTTGGTGCCGTAAGTTTAATGCCACATTCGGTGCTGCCAAGCTCAATTAG
- a CDS encoding bacteriophytochrome (light-regulated signal transduction histidine kinase) (IMG reference gene:2510098341~PFAM: Histidine kinase-, DNA gyrase B-, and HSP90-like ATPase; Response regulator receiver domain; His Kinase A (phosphoacceptor) domain), whose product MSHDQIDLSTNDILVIDDAPDNLRILSTILSNRGFRVRKSLDGRGAITSAKVNPPSIILLDIRLPEIDGYEVCQILKADPNTSHIPVIFISALDDISDKLKAFKSGGIDYITKPFQEEEVLVRVETQLKLQKLQCQLIQRNNDLARFNRELEQFAYVVSHDLQQPLQTMIGFAQLLALKHQHNLDETSHEYLQGIIESGRRAQQLIQDLLSYSQIEHQAQKLESVDCNLILAEVLNNLQTVISAKNVHLTSETLPVITGNKIQLIQLFQNLIENAIKFVPSNRSPHVRLTVSKQDCEWLFEVRDNGIGIQSENLESIFEVFQRLHTSDEYPGTGIGLAICKKIVEFHNGRIWVQSQPNIGSSFYFTLAELSNKGTNQ is encoded by the coding sequence ATGAGTCACGACCAGATAGATCTATCAACAAATGATATTCTTGTCATTGACGATGCACCAGATAACTTACGTATTTTATCTACTATTCTAAGCAATCGCGGATTTAGAGTACGTAAATCATTGGATGGGCGTGGAGCAATTACATCTGCTAAGGTAAACCCTCCTAGCATAATTTTACTTGATATTCGATTGCCTGAAATAGATGGTTATGAAGTTTGCCAGATTTTAAAAGCAGATCCCAACACAAGCCATATTCCAGTAATTTTCATCAGTGCACTTGATGATATTTCAGATAAATTAAAAGCATTTAAATCTGGAGGAATTGACTACATTACAAAACCCTTCCAGGAAGAAGAAGTTTTAGTAAGGGTTGAAACACAATTGAAACTTCAAAAATTACAGTGCCAATTGATCCAACGCAACAATGATTTGGCACGCTTTAACCGAGAATTAGAACAGTTTGCTTATGTCGTTTCTCATGATTTGCAACAACCGCTCCAAACCATGATAGGCTTTGCTCAATTGCTGGCTTTAAAGCATCAACATAATCTTGATGAAACATCCCATGAATATTTACAAGGAATCATTGAGTCTGGTCGTAGAGCGCAACAGTTAATTCAAGATTTACTTAGCTACTCTCAGATTGAACATCAGGCTCAAAAGCTTGAATCTGTAGATTGCAATCTTATCTTGGCGGAAGTGCTCAATAATCTACAAACTGTGATTTCTGCAAAGAATGTACATCTCACCTCCGAAACTCTGCCCGTTATCACAGGCAATAAGATACAGTTAATTCAGCTCTTTCAAAATCTGATTGAAAACGCGATTAAGTTTGTTCCCTCGAATCGTTCACCTCACGTCAGGCTTACAGTCAGCAAGCAGGATTGTGAGTGGCTGTTTGAAGTTCGTGATAATGGTATTGGGATTCAATCGGAAAATCTTGAGAGTATTTTTGAAGTGTTCCAGAGGCTACACACCAGTGATGAATATCCTGGGACTGGAATTGGTTTAGCAATTTGTAAAAAGATTGTTGAATTCCATAATGGGCGTATTTGGGTACAATCACAACCAAATATTGGGTCATCATTCTACTTCACGTTAGCTGAGTTATCTAATAAGGGGACAAATCAGTGA